Proteins encoded by one window of Streptomyces clavuligerus:
- a CDS encoding ROK family protein: MRHVIALDVGGTGMKAALIGPDGALLHEARRATGRARGADAVVQSIIDFAADLRAYGQQHLGETARAAGVAIPGIVDPDAGIAVYAANLGWRDVPLRDLLAQRLDGIPVALGHDVRTGGLAEGRIGAGQGADRFLFVPLGTGIAGAIGIGGAIEAGAHGYAGEIGHVVIRPDGPDCGCGQRGCLETLASAAAVSRAWAEASGDPEADAADCAKAVASGDPRARAVWHDAVDALAAGLVTALTLLDPRTLIIGGGLAEAGDILFTPLRAAVEERVTFQKVPSIVPAALGDTAGCLGAGLLAWDLITTDSEVTA; encoded by the coding sequence GTGAGACACGTCATCGCCCTCGATGTGGGCGGCACCGGCATGAAGGCCGCCCTCATCGGGCCGGACGGAGCCCTCCTCCATGAGGCCCGCCGCGCCACCGGGCGCGCCCGCGGGGCCGATGCCGTCGTGCAGTCCATCATCGACTTCGCCGCCGACCTCCGCGCCTACGGGCAGCAGCACCTCGGAGAGACCGCCCGTGCCGCCGGGGTCGCCATCCCCGGCATCGTCGACCCCGACGCCGGCATCGCGGTCTACGCCGCCAACCTCGGCTGGCGTGACGTGCCCCTGCGCGATCTGCTCGCCCAGCGCCTCGACGGCATCCCCGTCGCCCTCGGCCACGACGTCCGCACCGGCGGTCTCGCCGAGGGCCGCATCGGCGCGGGCCAGGGCGCCGACCGCTTTCTCTTCGTACCGCTCGGCACCGGCATCGCCGGAGCCATCGGCATCGGCGGAGCCATCGAGGCCGGGGCCCACGGCTACGCGGGCGAGATCGGCCATGTCGTCATCCGCCCCGACGGCCCCGACTGCGGCTGCGGCCAGCGCGGCTGTCTGGAAACACTCGCCTCCGCCGCCGCCGTCTCCCGCGCCTGGGCCGAGGCCAGCGGGGACCCGGAGGCCGACGCCGCCGACTGCGCCAAGGCCGTCGCCTCCGGCGACCCCCGCGCCCGTGCCGTCTGGCACGACGCGGTGGACGCCCTCGCCGCCGGACTGGTCACCGCCCTCACCCTCCTGGACCCCCGCACCCTGATCATCGGTGGTGGTCTGGCGGAGGCGGGGGACATCTTGTTCACGCCCCTGAGGGCCGCCGTCGAGGAGCGCGTCACGTTCCAGAAGGTGCCCTCCATCGTCCCGGCAGCCCTCGGGGACACCGCAGGGTGCCTGGGCGCGGGGCTGCTCGCCTGGGATCTGATCACCACCGACTCGGAGGTAACCGCCTAA
- a CDS encoding ABC transporter substrate-binding protein, whose translation MQRHYASLTAALAALGTTIALTGCGTSTGSSGDVTLTLIAADYDVNGGQSSKTYWDNLAKDFESKHEGIDVRVTIEPWTGIDRKVAQLVKEGKEPDIAQIGPYADYAAGDKLYSADQLLSIPVQSNFLRPLADAGEQRRVQYGLPFTASTRVLFYNKKLFAGAGVENPPTTWDELRSAAEQLKDAGVSYPYALPLGPEEAQIETMMWLLGGDSNGFVEPGGSYSIDSEENRETLEWVRSNLVEPGLVGPVPPSKLNRKQAFAAFTKGEVGMLNGHPSLLKEAEKAGIELGKVPVPGKKGKPKAAVGVADWIMGFKKREHREEIGKFFNFLFTDKNVLDFASQNDLLPPTVTASEAMEQDPDHADLKEFLVELPTSLLPPVNKTSWGTVSEEIRANVGRAVEPGGSPAKVLGDIAQKAQDAEAQEEE comes from the coding sequence TTGCAGCGTCACTACGCGAGTCTTACGGCGGCGCTGGCCGCACTGGGAACGACGATCGCTCTCACCGGGTGCGGCACATCAACCGGTTCGTCCGGCGATGTCACCCTCACGCTGATCGCCGCCGACTACGACGTCAACGGGGGCCAGAGCAGCAAGACTTACTGGGACAACCTCGCCAAGGACTTCGAGTCCAAGCACGAAGGAATCGATGTCCGTGTGACCATCGAGCCCTGGACCGGCATCGACCGCAAAGTCGCCCAACTGGTCAAGGAGGGCAAGGAGCCCGACATCGCGCAGATCGGCCCGTACGCCGACTACGCGGCGGGCGACAAGCTCTACAGCGCGGACCAACTCCTTTCCATACCGGTGCAGTCGAACTTCCTGCGCCCGCTCGCCGACGCCGGAGAACAGCGGCGGGTGCAGTACGGACTGCCGTTCACCGCGTCGACGCGAGTGCTCTTCTACAACAAGAAGCTGTTCGCCGGCGCGGGCGTGGAGAATCCGCCCACCACCTGGGACGAACTCCGTTCCGCAGCGGAACAGTTGAAGGATGCCGGGGTCAGCTATCCGTACGCGCTGCCGCTCGGCCCGGAAGAGGCCCAGATCGAGACGATGATGTGGCTGCTCGGCGGCGACAGCAACGGTTTCGTGGAGCCGGGCGGCAGCTACTCGATCGACTCCGAGGAGAACCGGGAGACGCTGGAGTGGGTGCGGTCCAACCTGGTCGAGCCCGGGCTCGTCGGCCCCGTTCCGCCCAGCAAACTCAACCGCAAGCAGGCGTTCGCCGCCTTCACCAAGGGTGAGGTCGGGATGCTCAACGGCCACCCCTCGCTGCTGAAGGAGGCCGAGAAGGCCGGGATCGAGCTGGGCAAGGTCCCGGTGCCCGGCAAGAAGGGCAAGCCCAAGGCCGCGGTGGGCGTGGCCGACTGGATCATGGGCTTCAAGAAGCGGGAGCACCGCGAGGAGATCGGGAAGTTCTTCAACTTCCTCTTCACCGACAAGAACGTGCTGGACTTCGCCTCGCAGAACGATCTGCTGCCGCCGACCGTGACCGCGTCCGAGGCCATGGAGCAGGACCCCGACCACGCGGACCTCAAGGAGTTCCTGGTCGAGCTGCCCACCTCGCTGCTGCCGCCCGTGAACAAGACCTCGTGGGGAACGGTGAGCGAGGAGATCAGGGCGAACGTCGGCCGGGCCGTGGAGCCGGGCGGCAGCCCCGCGAAGGTGCTGGGCGACATCGCGCAGAAGGCCCAGGACGCGGAGGCTCAGGAAGAGGAGTGA
- the otsB gene encoding trehalose-phosphatase, which yields MGIPPYAHPLPEPSTPAGRDGLAALLERPARALVALDFDGTLAEIVPDPEQARAHPATVPALARLAPKVASVAVITGRPAGVAVRYGGFAGVPGLEHLVVLGHYGAERWDAVTGTVTAPAPHPGVAAVRAELPGFLDTIGAWNGTWIEEKGRAVAVHTRRAGDPRAAFEALREPLAVLASRHGLVLEPGRMVLELRPPGMDKGVALAEYAREAGADAVLYAGDDLGDLPAYAAVEKLRSDGVPGLLVCSGSTEVTELADRSDLLLPGPAAVVGFLSALAERL from the coding sequence ATGGGCATCCCACCGTATGCGCATCCCCTGCCGGAGCCGTCGACGCCCGCGGGCCGGGACGGTCTCGCCGCACTGCTGGAACGGCCCGCACGGGCCCTCGTCGCCCTCGACTTCGACGGCACGCTCGCCGAGATCGTGCCCGACCCGGAGCAGGCCCGCGCCCACCCGGCGACGGTCCCGGCACTGGCCCGGCTCGCCCCGAAAGTGGCCTCCGTCGCGGTGATCACCGGCCGTCCCGCCGGGGTCGCGGTCCGCTACGGCGGCTTCGCCGGGGTCCCCGGCCTGGAGCATCTCGTCGTCCTCGGCCACTACGGCGCGGAGCGCTGGGACGCCGTCACAGGCACCGTGACCGCCCCCGCGCCCCACCCCGGGGTGGCCGCCGTCCGGGCGGAGCTGCCCGGGTTCCTGGACACCATCGGGGCGTGGAACGGCACCTGGATCGAGGAGAAGGGCCGGGCCGTCGCCGTCCACACCCGCAGGGCCGGCGACCCCCGGGCCGCCTTCGAGGCCCTGCGGGAGCCGCTGGCCGTGCTGGCCTCCCGGCACGGGCTGGTCCTGGAGCCGGGCCGGATGGTCCTGGAGCTGCGCCCGCCGGGCATGGACAAGGGCGTCGCGCTCGCCGAGTACGCCCGGGAGGCGGGCGCGGACGCGGTGCTCTACGCGGGGGACGACCTGGGCGACCTCCCCGCGTACGCGGCCGTGGAGAAACTGCGCTCGGACGGGGTGCCGGGGCTGCTGGTGTGCAGCGGCAGCACCGAGGTCACCGAACTGGCCGACCGCTCCGACCTGCTGCTCCCCGGCCCGGCGGCGGTCGTGGGCTTCCTCTCCGCCCTCGCCGAAAGGCTCTGA
- a CDS encoding glucosyl-3-phosphoglycerate synthase has protein sequence MLDEVERWLSRRSWSAADRPLPGILAAKRGTTVSVVLPALNEESTVGAIVSVIRRELMEAVPLVDELVVIDSGSTDRTAERAAAAGARVVHRDAILPRMPALPGKGEVLWRSLMVTSGDIVCYVDADLEEFSADFVSGIVGPLLTDPGVSLVKAMYDRPLAGAPGQGGRVTELVARPLLNLHWPQLAGFVQPLGGEYAARRSLLERLPFPVGYGVELGLLVDALHLVGLDGLAQVDVGRRVHRHQDGQALGRMAAAIYRTAQLRLKPGHLVRPALTQFERGADGFVPRTHAVDTEERPPMREIPEYAARRAA, from the coding sequence GTGCTCGATGAAGTGGAGCGCTGGCTGAGCAGGCGTTCCTGGTCGGCGGCCGACCGCCCGCTGCCGGGGATCCTGGCCGCCAAGCGTGGGACCACCGTCAGCGTGGTGCTGCCCGCGCTCAACGAGGAGTCGACGGTCGGAGCCATCGTCTCCGTGATCAGACGCGAACTGATGGAGGCCGTTCCGCTTGTTGACGAGCTGGTGGTGATCGATTCCGGCTCCACCGACCGCACCGCCGAACGGGCCGCGGCGGCGGGCGCGCGAGTGGTCCACCGGGACGCGATCCTGCCCCGGATGCCGGCCCTCCCCGGCAAGGGGGAGGTGCTGTGGCGGTCACTCATGGTGACGAGCGGTGACATCGTCTGCTACGTCGACGCCGACCTGGAGGAGTTCTCCGCGGACTTCGTCTCCGGGATCGTCGGACCGCTGCTCACCGACCCCGGGGTGAGCCTGGTGAAGGCGATGTACGACCGTCCGCTGGCCGGGGCGCCCGGACAGGGCGGCCGGGTGACCGAGCTGGTGGCCCGGCCGCTGCTCAATCTGCACTGGCCGCAGTTGGCCGGATTCGTACAGCCGCTCGGCGGCGAGTACGCGGCCCGCCGCTCCCTCCTCGAACGGCTCCCCTTCCCCGTGGGGTACGGCGTCGAGCTGGGACTGCTGGTCGACGCCCTGCACCTGGTGGGCCTGGACGGGCTCGCCCAGGTCGATGTCGGCCGCCGGGTCCACCGCCACCAGGACGGCCAGGCGCTGGGACGGATGGCCGCCGCGATCTACCGCACCGCGCAGCTCCGGCTGAAACCCGGCCATCTGGTGCGGCCCGCGCTCACCCAGTTCGAACGGGGCGCCGACGGGTTCGTCCCGCGCACCCACGCCGTGGACACCGAGGAACGGCCGCCGATGCGGGAGATCCCGGAGTACGCGGCGCGTCGCGCGGCCTGA
- a CDS encoding SIS domain-containing protein yields MSHTAEEIATQPECWRRAVRAAADFDGFPRAGERVAVTGCGTSWFMAIAYAALREAAGQGETDAFASSEFPVGRRYDRVVAITRSGTTTEVLELLERLKGATPTLALTADPATPVMTAADAVAVLDWADEESVVQTRFATTALAFLRAGLGEIPGVKPVAEAAADAERAVAEPLPDEVVAAEQWTFLGQGWTYGLALEAGLKMREAAGAWTEAYPAMEYRHGPISITGPGRVAWVFGEVPEGLADEVARVGGDLVAHAPADPLAALIRAQRLAVALAESRGFDPDRPRNLTRSVILS; encoded by the coding sequence ATGTCCCATACGGCGGAAGAAATAGCCACCCAGCCCGAGTGCTGGCGCCGGGCCGTCCGGGCCGCGGCGGATTTCGACGGATTTCCCCGGGCGGGGGAACGGGTCGCCGTCACCGGGTGCGGCACCTCCTGGTTCATGGCGATCGCGTACGCGGCGCTGCGGGAGGCCGCGGGGCAGGGCGAGACGGACGCGTTCGCCTCCTCGGAGTTCCCCGTCGGGCGGCGCTACGACCGGGTGGTGGCGATCACCCGGTCCGGGACCACCACCGAGGTGCTGGAGCTGCTGGAGCGGCTCAAGGGGGCGACGCCGACCCTGGCGCTCACCGCGGACCCGGCCACGCCGGTGATGACCGCGGCGGACGCGGTCGCGGTCCTGGACTGGGCGGACGAGGAGTCCGTCGTCCAGACCCGGTTCGCCACGACCGCGCTCGCGTTCCTGCGGGCGGGGCTCGGGGAGATCCCCGGGGTCAAGCCGGTCGCCGAGGCCGCGGCGGACGCGGAGCGGGCGGTGGCGGAGCCGCTGCCGGACGAGGTGGTGGCGGCGGAGCAGTGGACGTTCCTGGGGCAGGGCTGGACCTACGGTCTCGCGCTGGAGGCGGGGCTGAAGATGCGGGAGGCCGCCGGGGCGTGGACGGAGGCGTATCCGGCGATGGAGTACCGGCACGGGCCGATCTCGATCACCGGGCCGGGGCGGGTGGCGTGGGTCTTCGGTGAGGTGCCGGAGGGGCTGGCGGACGAGGTCGCCCGGGTCGGGGGCGATCTGGTCGCCCACGCCCCCGCCGACCCCCTCGCCGCGCTGATCCGCGCCCAGCGCCTCGCGGTCGCCCTCGCCGAGTCCCGCGGCTTCGACCCCGACCGCCCGAGGAACCTCACCCGGAGCGTGATCCTGTCCTAG
- a CDS encoding 1-phosphofructokinase family hexose kinase yields MILTVTLNTALDITYTVDGLAPHTSHRVGEVTERPGGKGLNVARVLAALGRETVVTGFAGGAVGSVLRGLLAPLGPRDALVPIAGNTRRTIAVVDSVSGDTTQLNEPGPVISPGEWAALLDTYTALLREAGAVALCGSLPPGVHVGAYADLVRRARAAGVPVLLDTSGEPLRRGIAARPDLVKPNADELAGLTGAREPLRAGRDARRRGAHTVVASLGPEGLLATTPDGVWWATPPSPVRGNPTGAGDSAVAALLAGLVDGLPWPRRLAHAVALSAATVLAPAAGEFDRDAYDGLLPLVRVTEHAAAA; encoded by the coding sequence GTGATCCTGACGGTCACACTCAACACCGCCCTCGACATCACCTACACCGTCGACGGCCTCGCCCCGCACACCAGCCACCGGGTCGGCGAGGTCACCGAACGCCCCGGCGGCAAGGGCCTCAACGTGGCCCGGGTCCTGGCCGCGCTCGGCCGGGAAACCGTCGTCACCGGCTTCGCGGGCGGCGCCGTCGGCTCTGTGCTGCGCGGACTCCTCGCCCCCCTCGGCCCCCGCGACGCGCTCGTCCCCATCGCCGGGAACACCCGTCGCACCATCGCCGTCGTCGACTCCGTCTCCGGGGACACCACCCAGCTCAACGAGCCGGGGCCGGTCATCTCCCCCGGTGAGTGGGCCGCCCTGCTCGACACCTACACCGCCCTGCTGCGGGAGGCGGGCGCGGTCGCCCTCTGCGGCAGCCTGCCGCCCGGGGTCCATGTCGGCGCCTACGCCGACCTCGTCCGCCGGGCCCGCGCCGCCGGGGTCCCCGTGCTGCTCGACACCAGCGGCGAACCGCTGCGCCGGGGCATCGCGGCCCGCCCCGACCTGGTCAAACCCAACGCCGACGAACTCGCCGGGCTCACCGGCGCCCGGGAGCCCCTGCGCGCGGGCCGGGACGCCCGCCGCCGGGGCGCGCACACGGTGGTCGCCTCCCTCGGCCCGGAGGGCCTGCTCGCCACCACCCCCGACGGCGTCTGGTGGGCCACCCCGCCCTCCCCCGTGCGCGGCAACCCGACGGGCGCGGGCGACTCCGCCGTCGCCGCGCTGCTGGCCGGTCTCGTCGACGGGCTGCCCTGGCCCCGCCGCCTCGCCCACGCGGTCGCCCTCTCGGCGGCGACCGTCCTCGCCCCGGCGGCGGGCGAGTTCGACCGGGACGCGTACGACGGACTGCTGCCGCTCGTCCGGGTGACGGAACACGCGGCAGCGGCGTGA
- a CDS encoding class II fructose-bisphosphate aldolase — MPLVSTAELVSAATAENRATAAFNVITLEHAEAIAAGAEQAGTPAILQISENAVRFHGGRLSAIAAATAAVARASTAPLALHLDHVVSLDLLHAAADEGFGSVMFDASKLPYQENVRVTAEAVAWGRAHGIWIEAELGRVGGKEGEAPLGAHTPGVRTDPAEAAAYAEATGVDALAVAVGSSHAMTERTASLDHALIARLRRSVPVPLVLHGSSGVPDAEIRAAVAAGMAKINVGTALNTAFTGSVREFLAADGRSVDPRKYLAPARTAMAGTVADFLGLLRP, encoded by the coding sequence ATGCCGCTCGTCAGCACCGCCGAACTCGTCTCCGCCGCCACCGCCGAGAACCGCGCCACAGCCGCCTTCAACGTCATCACCCTGGAGCACGCGGAGGCCATCGCCGCCGGCGCCGAACAAGCGGGCACGCCCGCGATCCTCCAGATCTCCGAGAACGCCGTCCGCTTCCACGGCGGCCGGCTCTCCGCGATAGCCGCGGCCACCGCCGCCGTCGCCCGCGCCTCCACCGCGCCGCTCGCGCTCCACCTCGACCACGTGGTCTCGCTCGACCTGCTGCACGCGGCGGCGGACGAGGGCTTCGGCTCGGTGATGTTCGACGCGTCGAAACTCCCGTACCAGGAGAATGTCCGGGTCACCGCCGAGGCCGTGGCCTGGGGCCGCGCGCACGGCATCTGGATCGAGGCCGAACTGGGCCGCGTCGGCGGCAAGGAGGGCGAGGCGCCGCTCGGTGCCCACACCCCCGGAGTGCGCACCGACCCCGCCGAGGCCGCCGCCTACGCCGAGGCCACCGGGGTCGACGCCCTCGCGGTCGCCGTCGGCTCCTCCCACGCCATGACCGAGCGGACCGCGTCCCTCGACCACGCGCTGATCGCCCGGCTGCGCCGGTCCGTCCCCGTCCCGCTGGTGCTCCACGGCTCGTCCGGGGTGCCGGACGCCGAGATCCGCGCGGCGGTGGCCGCCGGAATGGCCAAGATCAATGTGGGGACGGCGCTGAACACGGCGTTCACCGGCTCGGTGCGGGAGTTCCTGGCGGCGGACGGTCGCTCGGTCGACCCCCGGAAGTATCTGGCCCCGGCGCGCACGGCGATGGCGGGGACCGTGGCGGACTTCCTGGGGCTGCTGCGCCCCTGA
- the nagA gene encoding N-acetylglucosamine-6-phosphate deacetylase, which produces MAARAALADSAARADCTVLTGARVVLPTGTVENGRLIVDGTKIAGAAPEHAPTRDLSGHWIVPGFVDLHNHGGGGASFTGGTAEDVLRGVRTHREHGTTTLVASLVTAGTDFLAQRAGTLSEIVEQGDLAGIHFEGPFISPCRKGAHSEELLRHPEPAEVRKLLDAARGTARMVTLATELPGGIDSVRLLAEHGVIAAVGHTDATYEQTVEAIDAGATVATHLFNAMPPLGHRAPGPIAALLEDERVTVELINDGTHLHPAALELAFHRAGAHRVAFITDAMDAAGFGDGRYQLGPLAVDVVDGVARLVEGGSIAGSTLTLDTAFRRAATVDRIPVEDIVQAISANPARLLGVDDTVGSLEPGKNADLVVLDEEFRLKGVMRQGAWVVEPPA; this is translated from the coding sequence ATGGCCGCACGCGCCGCACTCGCCGACAGCGCCGCACGCGCCGACTGCACCGTCCTCACCGGAGCCCGGGTGGTCCTGCCGACCGGGACCGTGGAGAACGGCCGGCTGATCGTGGACGGTACGAAGATCGCCGGTGCGGCGCCCGAGCACGCGCCGACCCGAGATCTCTCCGGTCACTGGATCGTCCCCGGCTTCGTGGACCTCCACAACCACGGCGGCGGCGGCGCCTCCTTCACCGGCGGCACCGCCGAGGACGTGCTGCGCGGCGTCCGCACCCACCGCGAGCACGGCACCACCACCCTGGTCGCCTCCCTCGTCACCGCCGGGACGGACTTCCTCGCCCAGCGCGCGGGCACCCTCTCCGAGATCGTTGAGCAGGGCGACCTCGCGGGCATCCACTTCGAGGGCCCGTTCATCTCCCCCTGCCGCAAGGGCGCCCACAGCGAGGAACTGCTGCGCCACCCCGAGCCCGCCGAGGTCCGCAAGCTGCTCGACGCCGCGCGCGGCACCGCCCGGATGGTCACGCTCGCGACCGAGCTGCCCGGCGGCATCGACTCCGTGCGGCTGCTCGCCGAACACGGCGTGATCGCCGCCGTCGGCCACACGGACGCCACCTACGAACAGACCGTCGAGGCCATCGACGCGGGCGCCACCGTGGCCACGCACCTCTTCAACGCGATGCCCCCGCTCGGCCACCGCGCCCCGGGCCCCATCGCCGCCCTCCTGGAGGACGAGCGGGTCACCGTCGAGCTGATCAACGACGGCACCCACCTCCACCCCGCCGCCCTGGAGCTGGCCTTCCACCGCGCGGGCGCCCACCGGGTCGCGTTCATCACCGACGCCATGGACGCGGCGGGCTTCGGCGACGGCCGCTACCAGCTCGGCCCGCTCGCCGTCGATGTCGTCGACGGGGTCGCCCGCCTGGTCGAGGGCGGTTCGATCGCGGGCTCCACGCTCACCCTGGACACCGCCTTCCGGCGCGCCGCCACCGTCGACCGCATCCCGGTCGAGGACATCGTCCAGGCCATCTCCGCCAACCCCGCGAGACTCCTCGGCGTCGACGATACCGTCGGTTCGCTGGAGCCCGGGAAGAACGCCGACCTCGTCGTTCTGGACGAGGAGTTCCGCCTCAAGGGTGTGATGCGCCAGGGCGCCTGGGTCGTCGAACCCCCCGCGTAG
- a CDS encoding DUF3263 domain-containing protein → MTEDSDRPTPRPRTGLSGRDRAVLALEHGSWPGPGAKERAIRERLGISPVRYYQRLNALLDDPLALAHDPVTVNRLRRVRDGKRARR, encoded by the coding sequence ATGACCGAAGACAGCGACCGCCCCACCCCGCGGCCCCGCACCGGGCTCAGCGGGCGGGACCGGGCCGTCCTCGCCCTGGAGCACGGTTCCTGGCCCGGCCCCGGCGCCAAGGAACGGGCGATACGCGAGCGTCTCGGCATCTCCCCGGTCCGCTACTACCAGCGGCTCAACGCCCTGCTCGACGACCCGCTCGCGCTCGCCCACGACCCGGTGACGGTGAACCGGCTGCGCCGTGTCAGGGACGGGAAACGCGCGCGCCGATAG
- a CDS encoding alpha,alpha-trehalose-phosphate synthase (UDP-forming) encodes MVPESSGRPQRATVLVASNRGPVSYSLGEDGDLTSRRGGGGLVSGLSAIGSGADSLWVCSVLGAGDREAVRRGVGEPGVLMLDIDEATHAAAYNGIANSVLWFVHHLLYQTPLEPVFDSEFRRQWEAYERYNGAFARALADRAAPGAAVLVQDYHLALVPGLLRELRPDLRIGHFSHTPWAPVDYFRLLPDDVAGQLLRGLLGADRTCFLTRRWADAFGECAVRLLGPDALAGTRIGVHGLGADADFLRERAHRPDVEERMAALREQIGPGRRTVVRVDRTELSKNIVRGLLAYRLLLRERPEWRERVVHLAFAYPSRQDLAVYREYTAEVRRLADAINEEFGTEGWTPVVLHVQDDFARSLAAYRLADVALVNPIRDGMNLVAKEIPVVSDEGCALVLSREAGAHEELGEWALTVNPYDVSGTAEALHTALTLPDGERSRRTEALAAAATALPPERWFLDQLDALRA; translated from the coding sequence ATGGTCCCCGAATCGTCCGGCAGGCCGCAGCGCGCCACCGTTCTGGTCGCCTCCAATCGAGGTCCCGTCAGTTACAGCCTCGGCGAGGACGGAGATCTGACCTCCCGGCGCGGTGGCGGCGGGCTGGTTTCCGGGCTTTCGGCCATCGGCTCCGGGGCGGACTCCCTCTGGGTGTGTTCCGTGCTCGGCGCGGGCGACCGGGAGGCCGTGCGGCGCGGGGTCGGCGAGCCCGGGGTGCTCATGCTCGACATCGACGAGGCCACGCACGCCGCCGCGTACAACGGCATCGCGAACTCGGTGCTCTGGTTCGTCCACCATCTGCTCTACCAGACCCCCCTGGAACCCGTCTTCGACTCGGAGTTCCGCCGCCAGTGGGAGGCGTACGAGCGCTACAACGGCGCCTTCGCCCGGGCGCTCGCCGACCGGGCCGCGCCGGGTGCCGCCGTGCTGGTGCAGGACTACCATCTCGCGCTGGTGCCGGGGCTGCTCCGGGAGCTGCGCCCGGATCTGCGTATCGGGCACTTCTCGCACACCCCCTGGGCTCCTGTGGACTATTTCCGGCTGCTGCCCGACGATGTCGCCGGGCAGTTGCTGCGCGGACTCCTCGGCGCGGACCGGACCTGTTTTCTCACCCGCCGCTGGGCCGACGCCTTCGGTGAGTGCGCGGTACGGCTCCTCGGCCCGGACGCCCTGGCCGGGACCCGGATCGGGGTGCACGGTCTCGGCGCGGACGCGGATTTCCTGCGGGAACGGGCCCACCGGCCGGATGTCGAGGAGCGCATGGCCGCCCTGCGCGAGCAGATCGGCCCCGGCCGCCGCACCGTCGTCCGTGTCGACCGCACCGAGTTGTCGAAGAACATCGTGCGCGGGCTGCTCGCCTACCGGCTGCTGCTGCGTGAGCGGCCCGAGTGGCGTGAGCGGGTGGTGCACCTCGCGTTCGCCTACCCCTCCCGCCAGGATCTGGCCGTCTACCGGGAGTACACCGCCGAGGTGCGGCGGCTCGCCGACGCGATCAACGAGGAGTTCGGCACCGAGGGCTGGACCCCGGTCGTGCTCCATGTCCAGGACGACTTCGCCCGTTCGCTCGCCGCCTACCGGCTCGCGGACGTCGCCCTGGTCAACCCCATCAGGGACGGGATGAACCTGGTCGCCAAGGAGATTCCCGTCGTCTCCGACGAGGGCTGCGCGCTGGTGCTCTCCCGGGAGGCGGGTGCCCATGAGGAACTGGGGGAGTGGGCGCTCACGGTCAACCCGTACGACGTGAGCGGTACCGCCGAGGCGCTGCACACCGCGCTGACCCTGCCGGACGGGGAGCGTTCCCGGCGTACCGAGGCGCTGGCCGCTGCGGCGACGGCGCTGCCGCCGGAGCGGTGGTTCCTGGACCAGCTCGACGCGCTGCGGGCCTGA